The following proteins are co-located in the Dyadobacter chenwenxiniae genome:
- a CDS encoding MFS transporter, whose protein sequence is METTNKPLEKLNIFSFKGVQMRTFHLTWMAFFLCFFGWFGLAPLMTIVKTDLGLTKGQIGNIIIASVAATVVARIAIGKLCDSWGPRKTYAALMGICSIPVMTVGLVHSYEGFLLFRLAIGVIGASFVITQYHTSVMFDKKIVGTANAVAGGWGNLGGGITNMVMPLVFAGIVGMGYLPESAWRIAMIFPGVFLFIFAFVYYRFTKDTPAGNFEDLEIANAKAVKTKGTLKLAMKDPRTWALFLAYGACFGIEITFDNVAALYFFENFETSLATAGILAGAFGFMNIFARAVGGIVADKVGNKYGMIGKGKLLALLLACEGIGIALFAQSGSIVAAVVTMLCFAMFLKMANGVTYAMVPFINPKAIGSVSGIVGAGGNVGAVLAGFLFKSSEITYSQAFMYIGVAIACIAAVVALINFDKTRSLVAEGALEPAEA, encoded by the coding sequence ATGGAAACAACCAATAAGCCGCTTGAAAAGTTGAATATTTTCAGTTTCAAAGGCGTACAAATGCGCACTTTCCACCTTACGTGGATGGCCTTTTTCCTCTGCTTTTTCGGCTGGTTCGGCTTGGCGCCGTTGATGACTATTGTTAAAACGGATCTGGGCTTAACCAAAGGCCAGATCGGAAACATCATCATCGCTTCCGTTGCCGCAACCGTTGTGGCGCGCATTGCAATTGGAAAACTATGCGACTCCTGGGGGCCGAGAAAAACCTATGCGGCATTAATGGGAATCTGTTCCATTCCGGTGATGACCGTTGGCCTGGTGCATTCCTATGAAGGTTTTTTGCTGTTCCGTCTGGCAATCGGCGTGATCGGCGCTTCATTTGTGATCACACAATACCACACTTCTGTCATGTTCGATAAAAAGATCGTGGGCACGGCCAATGCGGTGGCTGGCGGCTGGGGAAACCTGGGCGGCGGTATCACAAACATGGTTATGCCATTGGTTTTCGCAGGAATTGTAGGAATGGGCTACCTGCCGGAATCCGCATGGAGAATTGCCATGATTTTCCCGGGTGTATTTCTTTTCATTTTCGCATTTGTCTATTATCGTTTCACCAAAGACACCCCGGCCGGAAACTTTGAAGATCTGGAAATTGCGAATGCAAAGGCAGTTAAAACAAAAGGAACGCTTAAACTGGCCATGAAAGATCCAAGAACCTGGGCGCTTTTCCTGGCTTATGGCGCATGTTTTGGAATAGAAATCACCTTTGATAATGTTGCCGCACTTTACTTTTTTGAAAACTTCGAAACTTCGCTTGCTACGGCTGGGATCCTGGCGGGTGCATTTGGTTTTATGAATATTTTTGCAAGGGCAGTCGGCGGAATTGTGGCTGATAAAGTAGGTAACAAATATGGAATGATCGGCAAAGGCAAACTGCTCGCGCTTCTGCTGGCTTGTGAAGGAATCGGCATTGCATTGTTTGCCCAGAGCGGCAGCATTGTTGCAGCGGTGGTTACCATGTTGTGCTTCGCGATGTTTTTGAAGATGGCCAATGGCGTTACTTATGCGATGGTGCCATTCATCAATCCAAAAGCGATCGGTTCCGTGAGTGGGATTGTGGGTGCGGGAGGCAATGTTGGAGCGGTTCTGGCAGGATTTCTGTTCAAATCAAGTGAAATCACTTACTCACAGGCATTCATGTACATCGGGGTAGCGATCGCGTGTATTGCAGCTGTTGTTGCGCTGATTAATTTTGATAAAACGAGAAGCTTGGTTGCCGAAGGCGCGCTGGAACCAGCGGAGGCATAG
- the cobA gene encoding uroporphyrinogen-III C-methyltransferase, protein MEAKLTLVGAGPGNGELITLKGIRAIREADVVLYDELANVEILDFAPPHALKMYVGKKVGNPSFSQEEINGLIVRLARKRGHVVRLKGGDSFVFGRGHEEMEYARDHGVACEVVPGVSSCIAVPASMEIPVTRRGVSESFWVITGTTQNGELSEDLRLAAQSKATVIVLMGLSKVNEVCALYKHFGRGHLPMAVIQNGTRPDEKSVMGQVWEIPRLVKENNIGTPAIMIMGDVVALHPSYAMEYLQSMQLVS, encoded by the coding sequence ATGGAAGCAAAACTGACACTTGTGGGCGCCGGACCTGGCAACGGAGAATTGATCACGCTGAAAGGGATCAGGGCAATCAGAGAAGCAGATGTAGTCCTTTATGATGAGCTGGCCAATGTGGAGATTTTGGATTTCGCCCCGCCCCATGCTTTGAAAATGTATGTTGGAAAAAAGGTCGGAAACCCTTCATTCTCGCAGGAAGAGATTAACGGACTAATCGTTCGACTGGCCCGCAAGCGCGGACATGTAGTGAGGTTGAAAGGTGGCGACTCGTTCGTATTTGGTCGCGGACATGAAGAAATGGAATATGCAAGAGATCATGGCGTTGCCTGCGAAGTGGTGCCCGGCGTTTCAAGCTGCATAGCAGTCCCGGCTTCGATGGAAATTCCGGTGACGCGCCGCGGTGTGAGTGAAAGTTTTTGGGTGATAACCGGCACGACGCAAAATGGCGAACTTTCAGAGGACCTGCGACTTGCAGCCCAGTCGAAAGCAACGGTGATTGTTTTGATGGGATTGAGCAAAGTGAATGAGGTATGTGCACTATACAAACACTTCGGGCGCGGACATTTGCCGATGGCGGTGATCCAAAACGGCACGCGCCCCGATGAAAAAAGCGTGATGGGACAGGTTTGGGAGATCCCGCGCCTCGTGAAAGAGAACAACATTGGCACGCCCGCCATCATGATCATGGGCGATGTGGTGGCTTTGCATCCGTCCTATGCGATGGAATATTTGCAAAGCATGCAATTGGTTTCCTGA
- a CDS encoding sensor histidine kinase — translation MSKFKSILKSPISRKDVWVLFVCLPYFLTLAYLLFGRRYMRESEVFVYATMIVCAVWVISWRLHILAGHYMRVILQDVQQTTYRLLLSMSIYIPLTGIIACILFYGFYRTGFLGYTFDFGNFVAALLSGLLINIVATSFYEGLYIFERWRGTLLEAENLKLEAEKLKKANLQSQLDGLKSQVNPHFLFNSLNSLSALIHKDPDKAEEFLDELSKVYRYLLRTNEQELTTLSAEIKFISSYFHLLKTRYAEGIMLDVDIEKMYEDYLLPPLTLQMLLENAVKHNVILKQEPLVIEIKTDQNENLIVRNSLHRKRLIVQSNKVGLANISTKYRLLNQPDIIILDDDNVFTVTIPLIHNYK, via the coding sequence ATGTCTAAATTTAAATCCATACTGAAAAGCCCGATCAGCAGGAAGGACGTCTGGGTCTTGTTTGTTTGTCTTCCGTACTTCCTTACGCTGGCATATCTGCTTTTTGGCCGTCGCTATATGCGGGAAAGTGAGGTGTTTGTTTATGCAACAATGATTGTATGCGCAGTATGGGTGATCTCGTGGCGGCTGCACATTCTGGCGGGACATTATATGCGCGTCATTTTGCAGGATGTGCAGCAAACCACTTACCGGCTGCTGCTGTCGATGTCCATTTACATTCCGCTCACCGGCATCATCGCGTGCATTTTATTTTATGGCTTCTATCGAACTGGTTTTCTCGGTTACACATTTGATTTCGGAAATTTCGTCGCCGCTCTTCTCTCAGGCCTCCTAATCAACATTGTGGCTACAAGCTTTTACGAAGGGCTTTACATTTTCGAGCGTTGGCGGGGCACATTATTAGAAGCGGAAAACCTGAAACTGGAAGCAGAAAAGCTAAAAAAAGCAAACCTGCAAAGTCAGCTGGATGGGCTGAAAAGCCAGGTTAACCCGCATTTTTTGTTTAATAGTCTCAATTCTTTATCCGCACTGATTCATAAGGATCCTGACAAAGCAGAAGAATTCCTGGATGAGTTAAGTAAGGTTTACCGTTATCTGCTCCGTACGAACGAGCAGGAACTGACGACGCTTTCCGCCGAGATCAAATTCATCTCTTCCTATTTTCATTTGCTCAAAACACGTTACGCTGAGGGAATTATGCTGGATGTGGATATTGAAAAAATGTATGAAGATTACCTGCTGCCGCCACTTACGCTGCAAATGCTTTTAGAAAATGCAGTCAAACACAACGTGATCCTGAAACAGGAGCCGCTTGTCATTGAAATAAAAACAGACCAAAACGAAAACCTCATTGTCCGAAATTCGCTGCATAGGAAGCGATTAATTGTACAATCCAACAAAGTGGGCCTGGCCAATATATCGACTAAATATCGCTTGCTGAACCAGCCTGACATTATCATCCTGGATGACGACAATGTCTTTACTGTGACTATCCCGCTCATTCACAATTACAAATAA
- the nirD gene encoding nitrite reductase small subunit NirD, translated as METTTQTQNRVTWHIACHVDDIPEDGGGCALIDGKQIAIFNFARRGEWYATDNQCPHRQQMAVSRGMIGSQEGEPKVACPFHKKTFSLQSGQCLNDDSYKINTFPVMVKENLVYIGI; from the coding sequence ATGGAAACGACAACACAAACACAAAATAGAGTAACCTGGCACATTGCTTGCCATGTCGATGACATCCCAGAAGATGGTGGCGGCTGCGCGCTGATCGATGGGAAACAGATCGCGATTTTTAACTTCGCCAGAAGAGGGGAGTGGTACGCGACTGATAACCAATGTCCGCACCGCCAGCAAATGGCCGTGTCGCGCGGGATGATCGGCAGCCAGGAAGGTGAGCCCAAAGTCGCCTGCCCTTTTCACAAAAAAACCTTTTCATTGCAAAGTGGGCAGTGCCTCAATGATGATTCCTATAAAATCAATACCTTTCCGGTGATGGTGAAAGAAAACCTCGTTTACATCGGAATATGA
- a CDS encoding alginate export family protein: MKSNFYLLLLVAAGFCLLGSHNASAQFSLSGQLRTRSELLHGQGSPLSKSDKAAFFTSQRTRLNAGYKGYRTQFFVAVQDVRVWGQDASTNNRITNPALNGLMLHEAWGEISLLDTNQTKLGKEFALKIGRQELLYDDSRLLGNLDWLQQARRHDAALLKYGFKGLTAHIGVAYNQNRELRTGTLYDGVPNGYAAGTNGIGTMYKSMQFAYLGKKLKQGNASFLILIDDFQKYALDTAGVRTIKNGTNKRVTFGPYLQTKLGKAWNLTASAYYQAGKDKDGKSLNAYMYSVKGMYGVSRVFSIGPGFDYTSGSTNGSRKNSTFDPLYGTPHKFWGQMDYFYAANGFGKGGLADFYINSVIKATEKLSIAIDLHQFSSAASIRNAKDEKLSANFGEELDIIATYNLTKTISFQGGYCTFLPTNSLAQVKAVKDPQKMANWAYLMINIKPEFLK; encoded by the coding sequence ATGAAATCTAATTTCTACCTCTTATTGCTGGTTGCAGCGGGTTTTTGTCTGCTTGGTTCGCACAATGCCAGTGCGCAGTTCAGCCTTTCGGGCCAGTTGCGGACACGCTCGGAATTGCTACACGGCCAGGGTTCACCATTATCGAAATCGGACAAGGCTGCGTTTTTTACTTCCCAAAGAACAAGGCTTAATGCAGGTTACAAGGGTTACAGAACGCAGTTTTTTGTTGCTGTTCAGGATGTTAGGGTTTGGGGACAGGATGCTTCGACGAACAACCGCATTACCAATCCGGCGCTTAATGGCCTGATGTTGCATGAAGCTTGGGGAGAAATCAGCTTACTAGACACAAACCAGACGAAGCTGGGAAAAGAGTTTGCATTGAAGATCGGGCGTCAGGAATTGCTTTACGACGACAGCCGACTGCTGGGAAACCTGGATTGGCTCCAACAAGCTCGCCGGCATGATGCAGCATTGTTAAAATACGGTTTCAAGGGTCTCACTGCACATATTGGTGTTGCGTATAACCAAAACCGTGAGCTTAGGACAGGCACTTTATATGATGGCGTTCCCAATGGTTATGCAGCCGGGACAAATGGCATCGGCACTATGTATAAATCCATGCAGTTCGCTTATTTAGGCAAGAAACTAAAACAGGGAAATGCTTCTTTCCTGATTCTGATAGACGATTTTCAAAAGTATGCTTTGGATACAGCGGGCGTCAGAACTATTAAAAATGGCACAAATAAGCGCGTTACTTTCGGGCCTTATCTGCAAACCAAACTTGGAAAAGCCTGGAACCTGACAGCCAGCGCGTATTATCAGGCGGGCAAAGATAAGGATGGCAAATCGCTGAACGCTTACATGTATTCGGTAAAGGGAATGTATGGAGTCAGCCGGGTTTTTTCCATCGGGCCAGGTTTTGATTACACTTCCGGATCAACGAACGGTTCACGCAAAAACAGCACTTTTGATCCGCTATATGGCACCCCGCACAAGTTTTGGGGACAAATGGATTACTTCTATGCAGCCAATGGCTTCGGCAAAGGCGGACTAGCGGATTTTTATATCAACAGCGTGATCAAAGCAACTGAAAAGCTGTCCATAGCCATTGATCTGCACCAATTTTCAAGCGCTGCCAGCATTCGGAATGCGAAAGACGAAAAGCTGTCGGCCAATTTTGGAGAAGAGCTTGACATCATTGCCACTTACAATCTGACCAAAACCATCAGCTTTCAGGGCGGTTACTGCACATTCCTGCCGACGAACAGTCTGGCGCAGGTCAAAGCAGTTAAAGATCCGCAGAAAATGGCCAACTGGGCTTATCTGATGATCAATATCAAGCCTGAATTTTTGAAATAA
- the nirB gene encoding nitrite reductase large subunit NirB, which translates to MNPISNTHIVVIGNGMVGYKFCEKLLAKKKNDQQITLTVFGEEPRVAYDRVHLSEYFAGKTADDLTLASADWYTDNGIRLFLSDPVVDIDREEKLVRSHHGHIVHYDYLIMATGSGAFVPAIPGVEKDGVFVYRTIEDLELIQSYARKAKKGAVLGGGLLGLEAAKALLDLGLQEAHVVEFASRLMPRQIDEAGSRILQNQLESLGLQIHLAKSTQEIVGGDCIEGMQFNDNSLLDVDMLVISAGIRPRDELAKIAGLETHPRGGIVVNNQLQTSDPSIFAIGECALAHHMIYGLIAPGYEMAEVVATLLLGGEKEFLPFDMSTKLKLIGTDVASFGDPFIEEPACKTIRYENKAKGVYKRINVSQDGKTLLGGILVGDAEQYNMLLQTCKSKTILPPDSEDLILGSRGGEEAGAGVMSFPDDALICSCEAVTKGMICQEVSEKGNHTIDALKKSCKAGTGCGGCVPMVKDIISGVMKQNGIYVRNVVCEHFDYSRQELLDLVKMNGAKTYGAVLDEFGKGDGCEVCKPLVASLLASLWNESILQKDRATIQDSNDRYLANIQKGGTYSVVPRIPGGEITPEKLIIIGQVAQQYNLYTKITGGQRIDLFGAHLNDLPDIWEQLIDAGFESGHAYGKSLRTVKSCVGSTWCRFGVQDSVTFAIEVEDRYKGLRSPHKLKSAVSGCVRECAEAQSKDFGIIATEKGWNLYVCGNGGSKPQHAQLLATDVDKETCLKLIDRFLMFYIKTADPLTRTATWLNKMEGGMSYLKAVIVDDVLGIAAELEYDMQKLIDVYQCEWKEVVQNPELRKRFSHFVNAPVKDPSIAFETMRDQKRAKEWA; encoded by the coding sequence ATGAATCCAATATCAAACACCCATATTGTTGTGATAGGCAATGGTATGGTAGGCTACAAATTCTGTGAAAAGTTGCTCGCCAAGAAAAAAAATGATCAGCAAATCACCCTCACTGTTTTCGGCGAAGAGCCACGTGTGGCATATGACCGGGTGCATTTGAGCGAATATTTTGCAGGCAAAACGGCGGATGACCTTACATTGGCAAGTGCAGACTGGTATACAGACAACGGGATCAGGCTATTCCTGTCTGATCCCGTTGTTGACATAGACCGTGAAGAAAAGTTGGTAAGATCACATCATGGCCATATAGTTCATTATGACTATCTGATCATGGCAACAGGCTCGGGAGCCTTTGTTCCGGCCATTCCAGGCGTGGAAAAAGACGGAGTGTTTGTATACAGGACTATTGAAGATCTGGAACTGATCCAGTCCTATGCTCGCAAAGCGAAAAAAGGTGCGGTGCTGGGCGGGGGACTGCTGGGCCTGGAAGCGGCGAAAGCATTACTGGACCTGGGTTTACAGGAAGCGCACGTGGTAGAATTCGCTTCGCGCCTTATGCCAAGGCAAATCGATGAAGCCGGTTCCCGGATTCTTCAAAACCAATTGGAATCACTTGGATTACAAATACATCTTGCCAAAAGCACGCAGGAAATTGTAGGCGGCGATTGCATCGAAGGCATGCAGTTCAATGATAACAGCCTGCTGGACGTGGATATGCTGGTGATTTCCGCCGGAATTCGACCACGTGATGAGCTGGCCAAAATTGCTGGACTTGAAACGCATCCGAGAGGCGGCATCGTGGTTAATAACCAGCTGCAAACTTCCGATCCCAGCATTTTTGCAATCGGCGAATGTGCGTTGGCACATCATATGATTTACGGGCTCATCGCACCGGGCTATGAAATGGCCGAAGTGGTGGCAACATTGTTATTGGGCGGAGAAAAGGAGTTTTTGCCTTTCGATATGTCTACGAAATTGAAGCTGATCGGAACGGATGTCGCGAGTTTCGGCGATCCGTTTATCGAAGAGCCTGCATGCAAAACCATTCGCTACGAGAACAAAGCAAAAGGCGTTTATAAAAGAATTAATGTTAGCCAGGACGGCAAAACACTACTGGGCGGCATTCTCGTTGGAGATGCAGAACAATATAATATGCTTCTGCAAACGTGTAAAAGCAAAACGATTCTGCCACCAGACTCAGAGGACCTGATCCTCGGTTCACGTGGGGGAGAAGAGGCCGGAGCAGGTGTGATGAGCTTCCCGGACGACGCACTGATCTGCTCGTGCGAGGCGGTTACCAAAGGGATGATCTGCCAGGAAGTAAGCGAAAAGGGCAACCACACAATAGACGCTCTGAAAAAATCCTGTAAGGCCGGGACAGGCTGCGGCGGCTGCGTGCCCATGGTGAAGGATATTATTTCCGGCGTCATGAAGCAAAATGGCATTTATGTGCGCAATGTCGTGTGCGAACATTTTGATTATTCCAGACAAGAATTGCTGGATCTGGTCAAAATGAATGGTGCGAAAACTTATGGCGCTGTGCTGGACGAATTCGGGAAAGGCGATGGTTGTGAGGTCTGCAAGCCACTGGTTGCCTCGTTACTGGCCAGTTTGTGGAACGAGAGTATTTTGCAAAAAGACCGTGCAACGATACAGGATTCCAACGACCGTTACCTGGCGAACATTCAAAAAGGAGGAACATATTCGGTTGTGCCAAGGATTCCAGGCGGAGAGATCACGCCTGAAAAGCTGATCATTATCGGTCAGGTGGCGCAACAATATAATTTGTATACCAAAATCACAGGCGGCCAGCGCATTGACTTGTTCGGCGCGCATTTGAATGATCTTCCGGATATCTGGGAGCAGTTGATTGATGCCGGATTTGAAAGTGGTCATGCTTATGGAAAATCATTAAGAACTGTAAAAAGCTGCGTAGGATCAACCTGGTGCCGGTTTGGGGTGCAGGATTCGGTGACATTTGCGATTGAAGTGGAAGATCGTTACAAAGGTTTGCGCTCGCCGCACAAGTTAAAATCGGCGGTCTCGGGTTGTGTGCGGGAATGTGCGGAGGCACAAAGCAAGGATTTTGGGATCATTGCAACCGAAAAAGGCTGGAATTTATACGTCTGCGGAAACGGAGGCTCCAAACCGCAACACGCCCAATTGCTCGCGACGGACGTGGACAAAGAAACCTGCTTGAAGCTAATCGACAGATTTTTAATGTTTTATATTAAAACCGCTGACCCGTTAACCCGAACGGCAACCTGGCTGAACAAGATGGAAGGCGGCATGTCTTACCTGAAAGCGGTGATCGTGGATGATGTGCTGGGCATCGCGGCGGAACTGGAATATGATATGCAGAAGCTCATTGATGTGTATCAATGCGAATGGAAAGAAGTGGTGCAAAATCCTGAATTAAGAAAACGCTTCTCACACTTCGTGAACGCACCTGTGAAGGACCCATCCATCGCTTTTGAAACCATGAGAGATCAAAAAAGAGCCAAGGAATGGGCTTAA
- a CDS encoding response regulator — MPIRILIVDDHSVVRQGIITLLEDEEDLLIAGEASDGDEVWDMVETAGPDVILLDLTMPRMSGIDVIKQIVPVFPNVRILVFSMHNNADYMISSAISGASGYLQKDTSRDEMLKAIRSVAKGELYFPPYASSVIIKNLLKQIARNPEPKVEFEEGNDKSIWKMITPREQQILKCLTEGMSSKDIAEKFDISSNTVANQRASIMKKANVKNTAELISLALRGN; from the coding sequence ATGCCCATCCGAATTTTAATCGTTGATGACCACTCCGTGGTAAGACAAGGGATTATCACCCTTTTGGAAGATGAGGAAGACCTGTTGATAGCAGGTGAGGCGTCGGATGGCGATGAAGTCTGGGATATGGTTGAGACCGCGGGACCAGATGTGATTTTACTGGATCTTACGATGCCCAGAATGTCAGGAATTGATGTGATCAAGCAAATTGTTCCTGTTTTTCCGAATGTCAGGATTTTGGTTTTCAGCATGCATAACAATGCCGATTATATGATTTCGTCGGCTATAAGCGGCGCTTCGGGTTACTTACAGAAAGACACCAGCCGCGATGAAATGTTGAAAGCCATCCGCAGTGTTGCCAAAGGTGAGCTTTATTTTCCTCCCTATGCCTCTTCGGTGATTATCAAAAACCTGTTGAAACAAATCGCCAGAAATCCGGAGCCAAAAGTGGAATTTGAAGAGGGCAATGACAAGTCGATCTGGAAAATGATTACGCCGCGTGAACAGCAGATCCTGAAATGTCTCACCGAAGGCATGAGCAGCAAGGACATCGCCGAAAAATTTGATATCAGCTCAAATACCGTCGCCAACCAGCGCGCAAGCATTATGAAGAAGGCGAATGTAAAAAACACGGCCGAACTGATCAGCCTGGCCTTACGCGGCAATTAA
- a CDS encoding LytR/AlgR family response regulator transcription factor, producing MNILIVEDEDLAVDKLKATLAKLDHQARVIGITSSINATVNWLATHPSPDLILMDIELADGQSFEIFDQLRVKSPVIFITSYDEYALRAFKVNSIDYLLKPVQKEDLNTALDKYSAFRETFSQVTETQAVNIEKLVLELQSQFQPKDYRTRFLVKHVQKLVSVEVDAISYFFSEERISFFKTHDDKQFIVDYNMDELEELLDPASFFRISRSFIITVKSVNQISDYFGHRLALRLQPNLNKESIVSREKVQAFKVWMGK from the coding sequence ATGAATATTCTGATAGTTGAAGATGAAGACCTGGCGGTTGACAAGCTGAAAGCCACATTAGCGAAACTGGATCATCAGGCGCGCGTAATCGGCATTACAAGCAGCATTAACGCGACAGTCAACTGGTTGGCAACCCATCCGTCCCCCGATTTAATCCTGATGGACATTGAGCTGGCAGATGGTCAGAGTTTTGAAATTTTTGATCAACTGCGGGTTAAAAGTCCGGTCATATTTATCACTTCTTATGATGAATATGCATTACGGGCTTTCAAGGTAAACAGCATTGATTATCTGCTCAAACCAGTTCAGAAAGAAGATCTGAATACAGCATTGGATAAATACAGCGCATTTAGAGAGACTTTTTCGCAGGTGACGGAAACACAGGCTGTGAACATTGAGAAGCTCGTGCTGGAACTCCAAAGTCAATTCCAGCCCAAAGATTACCGTACAAGGTTTTTGGTAAAACACGTTCAGAAACTCGTTTCCGTGGAAGTGGATGCTATTTCTTACTTTTTCAGTGAGGAGCGGATCAGCTTTTTCAAAACGCACGACGACAAACAGTTTATCGTGGATTACAACATGGACGAACTGGAAGAACTCCTCGATCCGGCTTCGTTTTTCAGGATCAGCCGTTCATTTATCATTACCGTAAAATCTGTTAATCAGATCAGCGACTATTTCGGGCATCGCCTGGCGTTGCGGTTACAGCCGAATCTTAATAAAGAGAGCATTGTAAGCCGTGAGAAAGTACAGGCTTTTAAGGTTTGGATGGGTAAATAA
- a CDS encoding ATP-binding protein translates to MERLDKSVASSLTRFYIVALCVVAMLTISGLFLIRRTINNLNHDSRMVNVAGRQRMLSQRLTKLAILNVGQMKHSDSTQFSALLKIWKDSHENLANKKLPVENGLVTWKSAALDSMFLDLMPVFDSIYLNFLLVNDPIVAAPAKAQALSLILEKEPLFLAKMDKIVFQFDKESFQRLENLERIEWILDIMTILVLFAEGILIFRPVVNTTRRVVKMLTESENALQLSNQKLKEANNQLLEAQNELLRVEEEKYELQLAEDRIRASALIEGQEEERKRFALELHDGIGQMLTGLKLHGEKLKSVQFHDEKNQKRFGQLLALIQDIIQTTRQISFNLMPSVLSDFGLNAALRLLCEQTAELSGIKIEFDGDANKRIEMSRPMEIGLYRIAQEALNNAVKHANADKIKIKLEQNKNRIFLEIADNGKGFLISNLKSEEGIFLTRNGMENIRTRTQLLNGEMEIISKVDSGTNLIVRVDL, encoded by the coding sequence ATGGAGAGACTCGACAAGAGCGTAGCAAGCAGTCTGACACGGTTTTACATTGTTGCATTATGCGTAGTAGCGATGCTGACAATCAGTGGTTTGTTCCTGATCAGAAGGACGATCAACAACCTGAACCACGACAGTCGGATGGTGAATGTTGCCGGCAGGCAGCGGATGCTGAGCCAGCGGCTGACCAAACTTGCCATCTTGAATGTCGGGCAGATGAAACACAGCGACTCCACGCAGTTCAGCGCGCTTTTGAAAATTTGGAAGGATAGTCATGAAAATTTGGCAAACAAAAAACTGCCTGTCGAAAATGGACTGGTAACCTGGAAAAGCGCCGCGCTGGATTCCATGTTTTTGGATCTTATGCCGGTTTTTGACAGTATTTACCTCAATTTTTTGTTGGTCAATGATCCCATTGTTGCGGCACCGGCGAAAGCGCAGGCATTGAGTCTCATTCTGGAAAAGGAACCATTGTTTCTTGCCAAAATGGATAAGATCGTTTTTCAGTTCGACAAGGAAAGTTTCCAGAGGCTGGAAAACCTCGAAAGGATCGAGTGGATCCTGGACATTATGACAATCCTTGTGCTTTTTGCAGAGGGCATATTGATCTTCCGCCCAGTCGTAAACACCACCCGGCGCGTGGTGAAAATGCTGACTGAATCGGAGAATGCGTTGCAGCTTTCCAATCAGAAATTAAAAGAGGCAAATAATCAGCTGCTGGAAGCGCAGAATGAATTGCTTCGTGTGGAAGAAGAAAAATATGAATTGCAACTGGCCGAAGACCGCATCCGCGCCAGCGCATTGATCGAAGGGCAGGAAGAGGAGCGCAAGCGGTTTGCTCTGGAATTGCATGACGGGATCGGCCAGATGCTGACCGGCCTTAAACTTCACGGTGAAAAGCTGAAATCGGTCCAGTTTCATGACGAGAAGAATCAGAAACGATTTGGGCAGCTGCTCGCATTGATTCAGGATATCATCCAGACCACCCGGCAGATCTCGTTCAATTTGATGCCTTCTGTGCTCAGTGATTTTGGACTTAATGCTGCATTGCGATTGCTTTGCGAGCAAACTGCCGAGTTATCAGGAATCAAAATCGAGTTTGACGGCGATGCAAACAAGCGCATTGAAATGAGCCGCCCAATGGAAATTGGCCTGTATCGCATTGCCCAGGAAGCATTAAATAATGCGGTTAAGCATGCCAATGCGGATAAGATCAAGATTAAATTGGAACAAAATAAGAATCGGATCTTTTTGGAAATTGCCGATAACGGAAAAGGATTTTTAATTAGTAATTTGAAATCAGAAGAAGGAATTTTCCTCACCAGAAACGGTATGGAAAATATCCGCACCAGGACACAGCTGCTGAACGGTGAGATGGAAATTATCTCCAAAGTAGACAGCGGAACCAACCTGATTGTTCGGGTCGATTTGTAA